In Pseudovibrio brasiliensis, one DNA window encodes the following:
- a CDS encoding TRAP transporter large permease subunit: MIKNPQDTSDPIELFEEILEHEDTDKQPIAVALDHFVKGVGHVVMWANLFLILAIVTQVTMRYLFNYNFPKLDELQWHLYGLVTMVGISYALVTDSHVRVDLLHMQLSPRTQRFIEIVGILALLVPFIYLMVDQGYDYFYDSFRVGERSSSPTGLPARWAFKAIIPLSFVLLGVAALARLIHDVHAIWVNSESERKGKGIRLILLAFLGFALVAYGLSFLVETTEEKLVIAMFLTFIALLFSGYPVAWVLAGVGIAYCGLAYLFDNDHMAWTGLESTFTGLDYLTLGATVNRVYATMSNAVLVALPMFIFMGLMLDESGVAERLMTSMQKLFGTVRGGLAITVTLIGIILAASTGIIGASVVLLGVLSLPSMMQQKYSKSLAAGVVSASGTLGILIPPSIMLVIMADQMALSVGDLFMAAVFPGIIIGMLYLLYIFVIALVKRDAAPVPEGARAPDWHAIKDVLIAALPTLLLILAVLGSIFAGLTTPTEASGIGALGATLLALGYRKLTLRKLVNVLKSTFNTTAYIFAIFLGATIFSYVLREMGGDALIEEMVASTGFGANGTVLFILFIVFLLGFVLDWIEITLIVLPLMRPIINGLGLDIGGYGVIDEPALIWFVILVAVTLQTSFLTPPVGFALFYLKGVCPPEIKLTDIYRGIIPFVLLQLLGLMLVYFMPPLATWLPSVAY; encoded by the coding sequence ATGATAAAAAATCCTCAGGACACTTCAGATCCAATTGAGCTCTTTGAAGAAATTCTCGAGCACGAAGACACTGACAAACAACCCATAGCCGTTGCACTGGATCACTTTGTAAAGGGCGTTGGCCACGTGGTTATGTGGGCCAACCTGTTCCTGATCCTCGCAATCGTCACTCAGGTAACAATGCGCTACCTGTTTAACTACAACTTCCCAAAGCTCGATGAACTTCAATGGCACCTCTACGGTCTGGTGACCATGGTGGGCATTTCCTACGCACTGGTGACAGACAGTCACGTGCGCGTTGACCTGCTACACATGCAGCTGAGCCCACGCACTCAGCGTTTCATCGAGATTGTTGGTATTCTGGCGCTGCTGGTTCCATTCATCTATCTGATGGTGGATCAGGGCTACGACTATTTCTACGACAGTTTCCGCGTTGGCGAACGCTCCTCCAGCCCAACAGGCTTGCCTGCGCGTTGGGCCTTCAAAGCAATCATCCCCTTAAGCTTTGTCCTTCTTGGAGTTGCAGCGCTCGCCCGCCTTATTCACGACGTTCACGCCATCTGGGTCAACAGTGAGAGCGAGCGAAAAGGGAAGGGCATCCGCCTCATCCTCCTCGCATTCCTTGGCTTTGCCCTGGTTGCTTACGGCCTGTCTTTCCTCGTAGAGACAACCGAAGAGAAGCTCGTCATCGCAATGTTCCTCACCTTCATTGCGCTGCTCTTCTCCGGTTATCCGGTTGCATGGGTGCTGGCAGGTGTCGGCATCGCATATTGTGGTCTGGCTTACCTGTTCGATAACGATCACATGGCATGGACCGGCCTTGAAAGCACATTCACCGGCCTCGACTACCTGACACTGGGCGCAACCGTAAACCGTGTTTATGCGACCATGTCCAACGCTGTGCTCGTCGCGCTGCCGATGTTCATCTTCATGGGCCTGATGCTGGACGAGAGTGGTGTAGCTGAGCGCCTGATGACCTCCATGCAGAAGCTGTTTGGAACAGTACGCGGTGGCCTTGCAATCACCGTTACCCTGATCGGTATCATCCTTGCGGCCTCCACCGGCATCATCGGAGCATCTGTAGTGTTGCTCGGCGTGCTGTCCCTGCCATCCATGATGCAACAGAAGTATTCCAAGTCACTCGCAGCAGGTGTGGTCTCCGCTTCCGGTACGCTCGGCATTCTCATTCCGCCATCCATCATGCTGGTGATCATGGCAGACCAGATGGCTCTGTCCGTTGGTGATCTGTTCATGGCAGCCGTGTTCCCGGGCATCATCATCGGCATGTTGTACCTGCTGTACATCTTCGTGATTGCACTGGTGAAGCGCGATGCTGCTCCTGTGCCAGAAGGCGCAAGGGCTCCAGACTGGCATGCGATCAAGGATGTTCTTATCGCAGCACTGCCAACTCTGTTGCTGATCCTCGCCGTGCTTGGTTCCATCTTTGCAGGCCTGACCACCCCAACTGAGGCCTCCGGCATCGGTGCACTGGGCGCGACCCTGCTGGCTCTTGGTTACCGTAAGCTCACATTGCGCAAGCTGGTCAACGTACTGAAGTCCACCTTCAACACCACTGCTTACATCTTCGCGATCTTCCTGGGTGCAACCATCTTCTCTTACGTCCTGCGTGAGATGGGCGGTGATGCGCTGATCGAAGAAATGGTGGCGTCTACTGGGTTCGGCGCGAACGGAACAGTTCTGTTCATTCTGTTCATCGTCTTCCTGCTCGGCTTTGTGCTGGACTGGATCGAGATCACCCTGATTGTGCTGCCTCTGATGCGCCCAATCATCAATGGTCTTGGCCTCGATATTGGCGGCTATGGTGTGATTGATGAGCCTGCACTGATCTGGTTCGTGATCCTTGTGGCTGTGACCCTGCAGACATCGTTCCTGACACCGCCCGTTGGCTTCGCCTTGTTCTACCTGAAGGGCGTGTGCCCGCCAGAGATCAAGCTGACTGACATCTACCGCGGTATCATTCCATTCGTGCTGCTGCAGTTGCTGGGTCTGATGCTGGTGTACTTCATGCCACCGCTGGCCACCTGGCTGCCATCCGTCGCCTACTAG
- a CDS encoding N-acyl amino acid synthase FeeM domain-containing protein: protein MINTNQHCANHEAARSRKFSIFRRRVKLQNSPPAGVIFKQADTPEELTQVCKLLYDSYTQVGYMKEDGTGYRFTPYYILPSSYTLIAKQGETVIATTTVIVKSQEELPVEQIFSLDHITKWDRRIAEASSLTVHPDYRSQEGSLIHALLKYMFQVAREDLSIHDLVMACTPKHMDFYEALLLFRRLSHEVIDAFDYVNGTTATGAYLNFTEMHADYQRVYGDTPDERNLFKYYMEYEFDSFQKLSKVSTAYDGNRWSAKELEHFLHGPIQGAASLTPDELKLLRRHYPTHEYDHLFGAQEVTSALIDTDIAGLVRLRTNMETPVVLRRIETDRVHLTTPKPYELLNAKELRLLLGTYAQSPIKVQSITLTGGPNAIVRFDPTSSPQVRELLSNATALKPPVRLTDIFAEAFQPPELAHAG, encoded by the coding sequence ATGATCAATACCAATCAGCACTGCGCAAATCATGAAGCGGCCAGATCGCGAAAGTTTTCCATTTTCCGGAGAAGGGTAAAGCTGCAAAACAGCCCTCCTGCAGGCGTCATTTTCAAACAAGCAGATACACCTGAAGAGCTCACTCAGGTCTGCAAGTTACTCTACGACTCTTATACTCAAGTGGGCTACATGAAGGAGGATGGTACGGGCTACAGGTTCACGCCCTACTACATTCTCCCATCCAGCTACACTCTCATCGCAAAACAGGGTGAAACTGTCATCGCAACCACAACGGTTATCGTGAAGTCTCAGGAGGAACTGCCTGTTGAGCAGATCTTCTCTCTGGATCACATCACGAAGTGGGACCGACGCATCGCTGAAGCCTCCTCACTCACAGTTCACCCGGACTACCGCTCTCAGGAAGGCTCACTCATCCATGCTTTGCTGAAATACATGTTTCAGGTCGCAAGAGAGGATTTGAGCATCCACGATCTCGTCATGGCCTGCACTCCAAAGCACATGGATTTCTACGAGGCACTTCTGCTTTTCAGGCGCTTAAGCCACGAAGTAATTGATGCGTTCGACTACGTGAATGGCACAACAGCAACTGGGGCTTATCTCAACTTCACTGAGATGCATGCCGACTATCAGAGAGTCTATGGCGATACTCCCGATGAGCGCAATCTCTTCAAATACTATATGGAATATGAGTTCGACAGCTTTCAAAAGCTAAGCAAAGTGTCGACGGCTTATGACGGTAATCGTTGGAGCGCAAAAGAGTTGGAGCACTTCCTTCATGGCCCAATCCAGGGCGCAGCTTCGCTGACACCGGATGAGCTGAAACTGCTCCGGCGCCACTACCCCACACATGAGTACGATCACCTTTTCGGCGCACAGGAGGTGACCTCAGCGCTTATAGACACAGACATAGCAGGGCTTGTACGCCTCAGAACCAACATGGAAACGCCAGTTGTCCTGCGCCGCATCGAGACCGACAGAGTTCACCTGACCACGCCCAAGCCATACGAATTACTGAATGCCAAGGAGCTCCGACTGCTCCTTGGCACCTACGCGCAATCGCCCATAAAGGTACAATCCATCACACTGACTGGCGGACCGAATGCGATTGTTCGTTTTGATCCGACTTCATCACCTCAAGTAAGGGAGCTACTCAGCAATGCGACAGCACTCAAACCACCAGTTCGCCTGACAGATATCTTTGCAGAGGCTTTTCAGCCACCAGAGTTGGCGCATGCGGGCTAG
- a CDS encoding ThiF family adenylyltransferase, with amino-acid sequence MTVLAASQVHEVSPVVNTGFSYEAAFSRNIGWVTEEEQQLLRGKRVAIAGMGGVGGIHAVTLARLGIGAFSVADFDHFDIVNFNRQIGATVSTLQEPKVSVMSEQVRNINPEADLRVFPDGVTDENIDAFLEGVDMFVDGFDFFVLGMRRKVFAKCRELGIPAVTAAPLGMGTAYLCFTPDGMSFEDYFQFEGEDELHQYFKFLLGLAPSALHRHSLVDTSQLNLSEERGPSTAAGCQLAAGVVGAQAVKLLLGRGPLKPAPWYHHFDAYEGKFVTKRLPSGNGNFFQKLKLKKTMKLFS; translated from the coding sequence TTGACTGTTTTAGCTGCATCCCAAGTTCATGAGGTATCACCGGTCGTAAACACCGGATTTTCCTATGAAGCTGCATTTTCCAGAAACATCGGATGGGTCACTGAAGAGGAGCAACAACTGCTTCGAGGTAAGCGGGTTGCCATTGCCGGAATGGGTGGTGTCGGTGGCATCCATGCCGTCACGCTGGCGCGCCTGGGCATTGGCGCGTTCAGCGTGGCAGATTTTGATCACTTCGATATCGTTAACTTCAATCGCCAGATTGGTGCTACCGTCAGCACACTGCAGGAGCCGAAGGTTTCGGTGATGTCAGAGCAAGTGCGAAACATCAATCCGGAGGCGGATCTTCGTGTGTTTCCTGACGGCGTAACAGATGAGAATATCGATGCCTTCCTGGAAGGCGTGGACATGTTTGTCGATGGGTTCGATTTCTTCGTGCTTGGCATGCGACGCAAAGTGTTTGCGAAGTGTCGTGAGCTCGGTATCCCGGCTGTAACTGCCGCACCACTTGGTATGGGGACTGCCTATCTATGCTTCACACCGGATGGCATGAGCTTTGAGGATTACTTCCAATTCGAAGGTGAAGACGAGCTGCATCAGTACTTCAAGTTCCTGCTCGGCCTCGCTCCAAGTGCGTTACATCGCCATTCACTGGTTGATACCTCCCAGTTGAACCTAAGTGAGGAGCGTGGCCCTTCTACAGCTGCCGGGTGTCAGTTGGCTGCTGGTGTTGTCGGTGCGCAGGCTGTGAAGCTGTTGCTTGGTCGTGGGCCTTTGAAGCCCGCCCCATGGTACCATCACTTTGATGCCTACGAGGGTAAGTTCGTCACCAAACGCCTCCCTTCTGGAAATGGCAACTTCTTTCAAAAATTGAAGCTTAAGAAAACGATGAAGTTGTTTTCCTAG
- a CDS encoding ABC transporter ATP-binding protein, producing the protein MPNETAPLLSVVPNTSIDPKPSVLSVTVKDHRYHPLQQTLAPCTLELAKGEVVSIIGPSGCGKSTFLRIAAGLIEASEGKISNASKRAAILFQEHRLLPWKSLLNNISFGLQGQKLTKFQRMKKAREVAYAMGFSEDDLIKYPSELSGGMRQRGALARALAVEPDLLFLDEPFSALDIGRRRDLYRQVLHEVDQKQCSVLMVTHDVTEALALSDRVLIMAPDPGHFAKEYEVPLPRSERTRRNLMDLEAGLLADDRIASLFNMSNWEKLV; encoded by the coding sequence ATGCCGAATGAAACTGCTCCCCTGCTCTCTGTCGTGCCAAACACTTCAATCGACCCAAAACCATCAGTCCTGTCCGTAACGGTGAAAGATCACCGGTACCATCCGCTGCAACAAACACTGGCACCCTGCACGCTGGAGCTGGCAAAGGGTGAGGTTGTCAGCATCATCGGTCCGTCTGGCTGCGGAAAATCCACTTTCCTTCGCATTGCGGCTGGATTGATTGAAGCCAGTGAAGGCAAAATCTCAAACGCGTCAAAGCGGGCGGCAATCCTGTTTCAGGAGCACAGGCTGTTGCCATGGAAGAGCTTGCTCAACAACATCAGTTTCGGATTGCAGGGCCAGAAGCTGACCAAGTTTCAACGCATGAAAAAGGCGCGCGAAGTGGCTTACGCCATGGGCTTTTCTGAGGATGATCTGATCAAGTATCCTTCTGAGCTTTCAGGCGGTATGCGCCAGCGTGGAGCATTGGCTCGTGCTTTGGCAGTCGAGCCTGATTTGCTGTTTCTGGATGAGCCATTCAGTGCGCTCGATATTGGTCGCCGTCGTGACCTTTATCGGCAGGTGCTGCACGAAGTTGATCAGAAACAGTGTTCCGTTTTGATGGTGACCCACGATGTGACAGAGGCATTGGCGTTGAGTGATCGCGTCCTCATTATGGCGCCGGATCCTGGCCATTTTGCCAAAGAGTACGAAGTGCCATTGCCGCGTTCTGAGCGTACACGCCGAAACCTGATGGATCTGGAAGCGGGTCTGCTGGCAGATGATCGCATCGCAAGCCTGTTTAACATGAGCAATTGGGAGAAGCTGGTATGA
- a CDS encoding FadR/GntR family transcriptional regulator → MVSVDNLFEPIDHDTVVDSVTEQIEGLILAGVLKEGTKLPSERDISERMGVSRPKVREALKRLEDSNLITIRHGEGSFIAPLISAAMSPALINLISRNQTAFYDYLEYRRVQEGFAARLAAERATKLDLERLEAILENLRDAQARADDIASKKNDIAFHLAIVDASHNAMLIHMMSSIYELTQKGVFYNREFLRSIDGTGEQLLEQHEEIGRAIFSRNGAKAEEAAHRHIDFVETSFRLGQDQQRRELISSKLYALQRGEE, encoded by the coding sequence ATGGTGTCTGTAGATAATCTTTTTGAGCCGATCGATCACGATACAGTGGTGGATTCTGTAACTGAACAGATCGAGGGTCTCATTCTGGCCGGTGTGCTGAAAGAAGGTACGAAGCTGCCTTCTGAAAGAGATATTTCGGAGCGCATGGGCGTGTCTCGTCCCAAGGTTCGTGAAGCATTAAAGCGACTGGAAGATTCCAATCTCATCACCATTCGTCATGGGGAAGGATCGTTTATCGCGCCATTGATCAGCGCGGCCATGAGTCCTGCCCTGATCAACCTGATCAGTCGGAACCAGACAGCTTTCTACGATTACCTTGAATATCGCCGGGTTCAGGAGGGCTTTGCAGCGCGTTTGGCTGCGGAGCGCGCAACGAAACTGGATCTTGAACGCTTGGAGGCGATCCTTGAAAACTTGCGGGATGCGCAGGCTCGGGCGGATGATATTGCCTCAAAAAAGAACGACATTGCTTTCCATCTCGCAATCGTTGACGCCAGCCACAACGCCATGCTCATTCATATGATGTCATCTATTTATGAGCTGACACAAAAAGGCGTCTTCTATAACCGCGAGTTTCTGCGATCGATTGATGGTACGGGCGAGCAGTTGCTAGAGCAGCATGAGGAAATTGGCCGTGCGATCTTCAGCCGTAATGGTGCTAAGGCAGAAGAAGCTGCGCATCGCCATATCGACTTCGTGGAGACGTCTTTCCGCCTAGGGCAAGATCAGCAACGCCGCGAACTCATCTCTTCAAAACTCTACGCCCTGCAAAGAGGTGAAGAATAA
- a CDS encoding TRAP transporter substrate-binding protein produces MKKSVLSLALAASVAASVLAAPIANAADKLLLKTPIAFSTSLPGLGSPIPRVADQLKLMSGGSIKMKVYEPGKLVPPFEILDAVSSGKINSGYTTAGYWAGKIPAAPLFSAVPFGPEAGEYAAWLYYGNGLSLYQEMYDQAGYNVKVLPCAIIAPETSGWFSKEINSPEDLKGLKMRFFGLGGKVMQKLGVATSLLPGGEIFPALEKGAIDATEFSMPAIDARLGFHKLVKYNYFPGWHQQATVFELLINKDVWNKTSDTNRAIIENACKASVTDSFAEGEAIQHEALLDNVNNNGVQIKQWSPEMLDVFRSTWDEVAQEEAANDAFFAKVLADLNQFRDGYKIWKENAFLPRK; encoded by the coding sequence ATGAAAAAATCTGTCTTAAGCCTTGCTCTCGCCGCCTCTGTCGCTGCATCTGTGCTCGCAGCTCCAATTGCGAATGCAGCCGACAAACTGCTGCTCAAGACGCCAATCGCTTTCTCAACCTCTCTGCCAGGTCTGGGTAGTCCAATTCCTCGTGTCGCTGACCAGCTGAAGCTGATGTCCGGCGGCTCTATCAAAATGAAGGTTTATGAGCCGGGCAAGCTGGTTCCACCATTCGAAATTCTCGATGCCGTTTCTTCCGGTAAGATCAACTCCGGTTACACCACAGCAGGTTATTGGGCAGGTAAAATCCCAGCTGCTCCGCTGTTTTCTGCCGTTCCTTTCGGCCCAGAAGCTGGTGAATACGCTGCATGGCTCTACTACGGTAACGGCCTGTCCCTTTATCAGGAAATGTACGATCAGGCTGGCTACAACGTAAAAGTTCTGCCATGTGCAATCATCGCTCCTGAGACATCCGGCTGGTTCTCCAAAGAGATCAACTCCCCAGAAGACCTCAAAGGCCTGAAGATGCGCTTCTTCGGTCTTGGCGGTAAAGTGATGCAGAAACTCGGCGTTGCGACTTCTCTGCTGCCAGGTGGTGAAATCTTCCCGGCGCTTGAAAAAGGCGCGATCGACGCGACTGAGTTCTCCATGCCAGCAATCGATGCACGCCTCGGCTTCCACAAACTGGTAAAGTATAATTACTTCCCGGGCTGGCACCAACAGGCAACTGTTTTTGAGCTGCTGATCAACAAAGACGTCTGGAACAAAACCAGCGACACCAACAGAGCAATCATCGAGAACGCCTGTAAGGCATCTGTAACTGACAGCTTTGCAGAAGGTGAAGCAATCCAGCACGAAGCCCTGCTCGACAACGTCAACAACAATGGCGTTCAGATCAAGCAGTGGTCTCCTGAAATGCTCGACGTGTTCCGCTCAACTTGGGACGAAGTTGCTCAGGAAGAAGCTGCGAACGATGCGTTCTTCGCGAAGGTTCTGGCTGACCTGAACCAGTTCCGCGACGGCTACAAAATCTGGAAAGAAAACGCGTTCCTGCCGCGTAAATAA
- a CDS encoding DUF2478 domain-containing protein: MRIAYTLPKGKLVLTELSEKLREDGIRTCGIVQAETVNEDRHRCDMDVLVLPDGPQISITQSLGKESSGCRLDTSALAQAAGEVAQRIDQPFDVFILNKFGEQEANGSGFRDLIVKALESGASVLVGTNDINIDAFKEFSGDMAEFVEPNIADLKAWIENR; this comes from the coding sequence ATGAGAATTGCTTACACCCTGCCAAAAGGGAAACTGGTGCTGACAGAACTCTCCGAGAAACTTCGGGAAGACGGCATACGGACTTGCGGTATCGTGCAGGCAGAAACAGTGAACGAAGATCGCCACCGCTGTGATATGGACGTACTCGTCCTGCCAGACGGCCCACAGATCTCGATCACTCAATCTCTTGGCAAAGAATCTTCCGGTTGCCGACTAGACACATCCGCCCTTGCACAAGCTGCAGGCGAGGTGGCTCAGCGTATTGACCAGCCGTTTGATGTGTTCATCCTGAACAAGTTTGGCGAACAGGAAGCCAACGGCAGCGGCTTTAGGGATCTTATTGTAAAAGCGCTGGAAAGCGGCGCATCAGTGCTCGTGGGCACAAATGACATCAACATTGACGCCTTCAAAGAGTTCTCAGGTGATATGGCAGAGTTTGTTGAACCAAACATTGCCGACCTGAAAGCGTGGATTGAGAACCGCTAG
- a CDS encoding ABC transporter substrate-binding protein — protein MITRRSFLSHSAGFAAAASIGGTLPIMANAAAPSLSLYGPPVGPSVVLSYIANKGLLSEYTPKVDFSVYKSPDVLRAGFVSGDWKLAGTPSYVAANLSNKGLPVKMLNIMTWGMLYVLSYDGSVNSPADLAGEKIGMFFRNDMPDLVFGRVMQQNGLTEGKDYTLHYVSTPFEALQLLLSGRIKHCVLPEPAATAGMVKGKKLGKKIHRSIDLANEWASVTGGKGRFPMAGMMVHEDLLNAQPELIEGFHKACIEGTEWVKANPKEAAAVAAENIKLPAPVIAKSVPHTHLTTERAKDIQAELEQFYSILAEKNPSIIGGKLPSADFYL, from the coding sequence ATGATCACACGTCGTTCTTTTTTGAGCCATTCTGCTGGCTTTGCTGCCGCCGCCTCAATTGGTGGAACTCTGCCAATAATGGCAAATGCAGCTGCGCCAAGCCTATCCCTTTATGGGCCTCCGGTCGGTCCATCTGTTGTGCTGTCTTACATTGCCAACAAAGGTTTGCTGTCTGAGTACACACCGAAGGTGGATTTCTCCGTCTATAAGTCGCCAGATGTGCTACGCGCAGGCTTCGTTTCCGGTGATTGGAAACTGGCTGGCACTCCATCTTATGTGGCAGCGAACCTTTCCAACAAGGGTCTTCCGGTCAAGATGCTCAACATCATGACCTGGGGTATGCTCTACGTGCTTAGCTATGATGGTTCAGTCAATTCACCGGCTGATCTGGCGGGTGAGAAGATCGGCATGTTCTTCCGTAATGATATGCCAGACCTCGTGTTTGGCCGCGTTATGCAGCAGAACGGCCTGACTGAAGGCAAAGACTACACGCTGCATTATGTCAGCACACCGTTCGAGGCGCTGCAGCTCCTGCTTTCAGGCCGCATTAAACACTGCGTTCTGCCAGAACCAGCAGCAACGGCTGGCATGGTGAAAGGCAAAAAGCTTGGCAAGAAGATCCACCGGTCAATCGATCTGGCAAATGAATGGGCTTCTGTCACCGGTGGCAAAGGCCGTTTCCCGATGGCAGGGATGATGGTGCATGAAGACTTGTTGAATGCACAGCCTGAGCTGATTGAAGGTTTCCATAAGGCCTGCATCGAAGGCACCGAATGGGTTAAGGCAAATCCGAAGGAAGCAGCGGCAGTCGCTGCCGAAAATATTAAGCTTCCCGCACCAGTGATCGCCAAATCGGTGCCGCACACGCACCTGACAACAGAACGCGCCAAAGACATCCAGGCAGAGCTGGAGCAGTTCTACTCTATTCTGGCAGAGAAGAATCCTTCCATCATTGGTGGGAAGCTTCCAAGCGCGGACTTCTATCTCTAG
- a CDS encoding ABC transporter permease produces MLSALLNKLWSGWGTLAGVFLIFALWQIGFETFGSLVLPAPMEALGRLIDLIALPSGLEYILITAKRAFAGFLLASAFGISFGLIAGWSNTLSLLCKPFITVALGVPPIAWIVLALLWFGGDDGTPIFTVFISTLPLIFAGSLQGVRMREKELDEMAQSFHVPLIQRFWQVQAPQIVSYLFPAWATALGLSWKVVVMAELLSSTRGIGAGLAEARVNIDTASTMAWIVVVVGLLLIIEGMLLNPVKDYVEGWKHAE; encoded by the coding sequence ATGCTATCAGCGCTGCTCAATAAACTTTGGAGTGGGTGGGGCACACTTGCCGGTGTGTTTCTCATCTTTGCGTTGTGGCAGATTGGATTTGAGACATTCGGCTCTCTGGTATTACCCGCACCCATGGAAGCTCTTGGCAGGCTGATTGATCTGATCGCATTGCCTTCCGGTCTTGAGTACATTCTGATCACTGCAAAGCGCGCCTTCGCTGGCTTCCTGCTGGCCAGCGCTTTCGGCATCTCCTTTGGGTTGATTGCCGGTTGGTCCAACACGCTTTCCCTGCTGTGTAAGCCATTTATCACCGTTGCTCTCGGTGTTCCTCCAATCGCGTGGATTGTCCTTGCTTTGCTGTGGTTTGGAGGGGATGACGGAACTCCGATCTTCACTGTGTTCATCTCAACGCTTCCGCTCATTTTCGCAGGATCCTTACAAGGTGTGCGGATGCGTGAGAAGGAACTGGACGAAATGGCACAGAGCTTTCATGTACCGCTGATACAGCGGTTTTGGCAGGTGCAAGCACCGCAGATCGTCTCCTACCTCTTCCCTGCATGGGCGACCGCTCTGGGGTTGAGCTGGAAAGTGGTGGTGATGGCAGAGCTGCTCTCCAGTACGCGCGGAATAGGTGCCGGGCTGGCAGAAGCGCGCGTAAACATCGATACCGCCTCCACTATGGCATGGATTGTGGTTGTCGTCGGCCTGTTGCTGATCATCGAAGGTATGTTGCTGAACCCTGTCAAAGACTATGTGGAGGGCTGGAAGCATGCCGAATGA